The Candidatus Sphingomonas colombiensis genome contains the following window.
GCGAATCGAGCAGGATCGACTTGCCCGCGCCGGTTTCCCCGGTCAGCACGCCAAGGCCGGGGCCGAATTCAAGATCCAGCGCCTCGATCAGCACGACATCGCGAATCGACAGCGCCGTCAGCATCGCGCGACACTGCGCGCGCGCCGACCCGGCGAAAGGCCATACCGGGCGGCAACGATCCGCGCCCGGATCATGCCATCAGTTTCCCGGCGTGGCGGAAGACGGGCTTGCCGCCGTCGGCTTGCCGGGTGTTTCCACCGCCGGGGCGGCGGATGGCGCGGCGGTGCCCGGCGTCGCGGCCGGCGTGGTTGCCACCGGCACGATCGGCTGGCCGGGAGCAATCGGCGCGATCGTAGCGGGCGGATATTCCTTCACCAGCTTGAAGGCGCGCGCATACCAATCGGTGCCGGGATAGTTCGCGCCGAGCACGGCGGCGGATTTCTCCGCCTCGTTGCGCACGCCGAGCGCCAGATAGGTTTCGGTCAGCCGCATCAGCGCCTCGGGCGTATGCGTCGTGGTCTGATATTCGTCGATCACCTTGCGGAAGCGCAGCGTCGCCGCGAGCCACTGGCCGCGCCGTTCGTAGAAGCGGCCGATCTCCATTTCCTTGCCCGCGAGGTGATCGCGGACCAGATCGACCTTCAGCCGCGCATCGGCGGCGTAGCGCGAATTGGGATAGCGGCGGATCAGCTCGCCCAACGCATCCTGCGCCTGGGAACTGATCTTCTGATCGCGGGTGACGTCGCTGATCTGCTCATAATAGCACAGCGCGATCAGGTAATAAGCGTAAGGCGCATCCTTGTTGCCGGGATGGACCGAGATGAACCGCTGCGCAGACTGGATCGAATCCGTATAGCTGCGCGCGAGATAATGGCTGAACGCGCCCATCAGCTGCGCACGGCGCGCCCAGATCGAATAGGGGTGCTGCCGCTCCACTTCATCGAACAGCGCGGCGGCTTCCTTGTAGCGATGCTGATCGAGCCGATTCTTCGCAGCCGTGTAGAGCGTACCCACGTCGCGCGCGACATAGGGCAGATCGCCCTTGGCGCGATTGCGGGCGCAGCCGGCGATCGGAATGGCGAGAGCGGCGACCAGCGCCAATGCCAGCGGACGAGAAAAATGGGTACGCATCTATAACGCCTTTAGCCTATGCCCGCCGCCGCGAACAACGGGGAAACGCATTCAATGCGACGTGCGTTGAATGCCGACGATCGAGCTATTCGGAGACGGACATGACTGCGACCTTGCTGGCGACCAAGCGCGTCGAAAAGCCATGGGGCCGCGATCACCTTTATCCCGGCTTTCCGGACCCGGTGCCGGGCGGAAAGCCGATCGGCGAAGTGTGGTTTCAGTCGCCGCATCCCTATGAGCCGGAATTGCTGATCAAATATCTGTTCACGAGCGAAAAACTGTCGGTGCAGGATCATCCGTCCGACGCCGAGGCGCGGGCGCGCGGCTTGCCGCGCGGCAAGGACGAATGCTGGGTAGTCCTTGCCGCCGAGCCCGATTCGACGATCGCAATCGGGCCAAAGGCGCCGCTGACGGCGGAAGAACTGCGCGCGAGCGCACTCGACGGAACGATCGAGGGCAAGCTCGACTGGAAGCCGGTGAAGGCGGGCGATTTCTATTATTCGCATTCCGGGGTGATCCACGCGATCGGCGCGGGGCTGACCGTTATCGAAGTGCAGCAGAATGCCGACGTTACCTATCGCCTGTATGATTACGGCCGGGGGCGTGAATTGCATCTGGATGATGGCGTCGCGGTGGCGGATCTCAACCCATGGTCTCCACCGCCGATGCCCGGCGAGGTGTCGCCCGGCCGCACGATTCTGGTCGAAGGGCCGAAATTCGTGCTGGAGCGGTGGAGCGGCGGTAATCGAGATATTGCATTGCCGGACGGGGAATCGGGCTGGCTGGTGCCCATCGCCGGTTCCGGCGTGATCGGCGGGGTCGCGTGGCGGGCCGGCGAATGCGTGATGGTGTCCGGGGCCGAGGAACTGCACGCCGAAGCGGGGAGCGACCTGTTGTTCGCTTATCCGGGGACACGGCGGATGGCGGCGGCATCCGTCGCGTAAACGCACCGTCCCGAAACAGGATTCGCTTTGGAAATCGCCAAGTGAATGAAACGTTAGGACCGGCTAGACAACCACCAAATATCAATAAGCGGTATTACGGTGTTGGTCGCTGGCTTTGACTATCTGAAATCGGGAGATTGGGGATGATTATTAAATTCGGCGGAGCGGCAGCTCTTGCTCTTTCGGCGCTGACTGTTGCCATGCCGGCAAGTGCTGCAGTGACGGTCGGCGGCTTTACGTTGACGGCTAATGATTCATTCGGCGGCCAGAATGGCGTCCACTCGAACGGCACGCAGAGCGGCAACACGATTTACGGAAACGTCAATGGTGTATCCGGTAACGCGGGAGACGTCACCTTCACGTCGACCAATGCGCTGTCGATCACCGGCAAGGGTGAGGCCACCGTCCAGGGCGCGATAACCAATCTGGATGTGTTGTTCGGCTCTGCGTGGGACAACCTCACCTTCTCCTTCGCAAACATGAAGAAGGGGAGCGACAACACCTTCACCATGCTGGTGAATGGAATCGCGCTGTTTGATTCGTCGAATTGCTCCATCTGCACGGTGACGGGTTCGGGCCAGAACAAGTTCACGCTGGCCGGCACGGGCATTTACGACGTCGCGTTCAACTTCAACCCGGGGATTGGAACCGCGAAGCAATTCCGCGTTGAGGGTTTGAGCAGCGCGGGCGTTCCCGAACCGGCAACCTGGGCCCTGATGATCATGGGCTTTGGTGCTGTTGGCGGCATGTTGCGTTCGCGCCGGCGGGGTGCGGTCCGCTTCGCCGCCTGATCGGTTGCGTCTATCTATTGAAGAAACGAGGCGCCGGTTGGAAACAGCCGGCGCCTTTTTCGTGGGACGGGGTTTTGCTCGGGCCGCGTCAGGGCGACCGTTTCGTTCGCAAGCCGTGCGCGCCTGATTTTGTTTCACGGGTGGTTGAAGACAGGGTGCGATGAAGAATCGCCCTGTCATGTCATTGCCCGCGCTGTACTGTTATGATGCTCGCCACCACATTGAGTGGAGGCCGGCGCTATTTGCCCGACGCCTTTTCGAACATTTCCAGCCGCTCGCGATCTTCGTTCGTGACGAATTCGCACGCCAGCATCGTCCTGCCCTTCAGTCCGCGTCCTTGCCGCGCGACGATCGAGACGAGGCCCATGTCCTTCATCGGCTGCTCCGCGTCCGGCAGGACACGTGAGAAGCCGACGGAGGATGCGCCGAGCAGATGCGTCTTTTCCGGCGTGAGGTGATAGGTTTCCGCAAGCTGCGCCGCCACTTCGCCCGCGATCAGCACGCCATATGCGGAGCCCGCGAACAGCACGTCCTGCGTGGTGAAACCGTCGCGCGTGATCGGCGCGGGAAGGTGATAGATCGCCCCGCCAAGCCCTGACGTGTCATGCTTCCCCAGCTTTTCCGCCGCATGATAAAGCGCGGTGGCGCCGTCGAACGAATAAGGCGGCTGGCAGATCGCGCCGCCGAAGAAATCGGGCTCCGCCGCTTCCTGCGCGCTTGCTGGCATCGCCATGCCAGCGAGCGCGAGCGCCGCGAGCATGGCGATGCGGCGCGCGAGAGGCCTCATGCCGTGGCCATCAGCTTCGGGAAGAAGCCTTCATGCGCCTCACGCAGCGTTTCCAGCGCCACCACGTCATCGCGATTGGGGCGTTCGAAGATCAGGCGCTTGCCGCCGGTGCGGCCGAGCGGCTCGGCTTCTACGCCTGCCTCATGCGCGGCGGCCAGGAAATCGGCCAGCGAATGATCGTGGACGGTCACGACATAGACGCCCTGATCCTCCGCGAAGAACGATTCGGCGCAACCGAACGGCTGCTTGCGGTCGATCATCGCACCCATATCGCCCGCGAGCGCCATCTCAGCGAGCGTCACCGCGATGCCCCCGTCGGACACGTCGTGCACCGCCGAAAGCTGGCCCGACTGAATCCCGGCGCGGATCAGATCGCCCGTCGCCTTTTCGCGCGCGAGATCGACGCGCGGCGGCGGGCCTTCCTCGCGGCCATGGCATTCGCGCAGCCACAGGCTCTGCCCGAGATGGCCGTGGCGGGTGCCGACGGCGAGGATCACGTCGCCCGATCCCTTGAAGGCGATCGTCGCGGATTTGGTCCAGTCTTGCAGGATGCCGACGCCACCGATCGCGGGCGTCGGCAGGATCGCCGATCCGCCGCCGGTCGCCTTGCTCTCGTTGTAAAGGCTGACGTTGCCCGACACGATCGGGTAGTCCAGCGCGCGACAGGCGTCGCCCATGCCTTCGAGGCAGCCGACGATCTGGCCCATGATCTCGGGCCGCTGCGGATTGGCGAAATTCAGGCAATTGGTAATGGCGAGCGGGGTCGCGCCCACCGCCGTCAGGTTGCGCCACGTCTCGGCGACCGCCTGCTTGCCGCCCTCCACCGGGTCCGCGAAGCAATAGCGCGGGGTGCAATCGGTGGTGATCGCGAGCCCCTTGGCGGTGCCGTGGACGCGCACCACCGCGGCGTCGCCACCGGGGCGCTGCGACGTGTCCGCGCCGACCATGTGATCGTATTGCTCCCAGATCCAGCGGCGGCTGGCGATATCCGGCGAGCCCATCAGCGTCACCAGATCGGCGGCGATATCCTGCGTTTGCGGCACGTTCACCAGCGCCTTGGCCGGCGGGGTGGGCACGTGCGGGCGATCGTAGAGCGGCGCTTCGTCGGCGAGGGGCCCGAGCGGAATGTCGCATACGACATCGCCCTTCCACTTCAGCACCATGCGGCCGGTATCGGTGACATGACCGATCACCGCGAAATCCAGCTCCCACTTGCGGAAGATCGCCTCCGCCTCGGCCTCGCGACCGGGCTTCAGGACCATCAACATGCGCTCCTGCGATTCGGAGAGCATCATTTCATAGGGTGTCATGCCGGTTTCGCGCTGCGGCACGTCATCCATGATTAGTTCGATGCCGACACCGCCCTTCGACGCCATCTCGACGCTGGAGGAGGTGAGGCCGGCCGCGCCCATATCCTGAATCGCGACGATCGCGTCGGAGGACATCAGCTCAAGGCACGCTTCGATCAGCAGCTTTTCGGTGAAGGGATCGCCGACCTGCACCGTCGGGCGCTTGGCATCGGCATCCTCGCCGAAATCGGCGGAAGCCATGGTCGCGCCGTGGATGCCGTCGCGCCCCGTCTTGGAGCCGACATAGACGATCGGATTGCCGATGCCGGAAGCGGCCGAATAGAAAATCTTGTCGGTATCCGCGACGCCCACGGTCATCGCGTTGACGAGGATATTGCCGTCATAGGCCGGGTGGAAATTCACCTCGCCACCCACTGTCGGCACGCCGACGCAATTGCCATAGCCGCCGATGCCATGGACCACGCCGGAAATCAGGTGGCGCATCTTGGGGTGATCGGGCCGGCCGAAGCGCAGCGCGTTCATATTGGCGATCGGCCGCGCGCCCATCGTGAACACGTCGCGCAGGATGCCGCCGACGCCGGTCGCCGCGCCCTGATAGGGCTCGATGTAGCTCGGGTGGTTGTGGCTCTCCATCTTGAAGATGGCGGCTTGCCCATCGCCGATATCGATCACGCCGGCATTCTCGCCGGGGCCGCAGATCACCCAGGGCGCCTCGGTCGGCAGCTTCTTCAGGTGGATGCGGCTGGATTTGTAGCTGCAATGCTCGGACCACATCACCGAGAAGATGCCCAATTCCACCATATTCGGCTCGCGGCCGAGCGCGTGGAGGAGGCGGTCATATTCCTGCGGAGAGAGGCCGTGTTCGGCGACGATCTCGGGCGTGATCTGGCTCATGCCAGCGCCCTTAAGGCGCGAAGCCGGTTGGAACAACACCGGGATGGTGTGATCGATCGCCGAAACGGCCCGATCGCCGACAATTTCGGATGGGGATCGTGCTCCGGCTAATGTTTCCTGATGCGGCGCCCCAGCCGGCGCAGCAGCCCGCGCTTCGACAGCGGCTCGAACATTTCCGCCGGGCCTTCGGGATCGAGCACCTCATTGTCGGCGAGCCATTTCTTCACGCCGTCGAGATCGGGGACCCGATAAGGGATCAGCGACCGCCCCGCGCCGCGCAACGCCTCGATCGTGGCAATCAACCCCTTTTCGGCGATCGAGGCGGTAATTTCCGCCGGTTCGCGCCCAAGATGTTCCGCGACCAGCCCGTCGCGGATTTCGGCGATCCGCGGGCCGGTGTCGACAATTGTCACATCGCATTCGGTATCGAGCCGGAGCGAACGATTGTTGAAATTCGACGAGCCGACGCGGACCACTTCCTCATCGATTACCAGCACCTTGGCATGGACATAGATCGGCCGGCCCGACGCGGCGATCGGATGATACATGCGCAGCCGGTCATGCCGATCGTGCTGCTTCAGCGCCTGGAACAATCGCGCGCGCGCGGTGTCCATCGCGATCGGCTCCAGCCAGCCCTGCGCCACCACCGGGTTGATGATGACGATTTCCGGGCCATCCGGCTCGGCAAGCCGCGCCGCGATCGCCTCCGCGACGCGACGCGACGCGAAATACTGGCTTTCGGCGTAGATGCGTCGCTTTGCCCGCCGGATCAGATGAACGTAGAGCCGTTCGATCTCGTGAACCTCCGGCTGATCCGCATGATGCGGCTGGGTGCGTGAGATCGCGACATCGGTATCGATGAAATCGGGTGTCAGGCTGGGGGGCCAGCAATCATCGTGCTGCGGCGGCGCGGGAACGGTCGCGCCGCCCGCGATGCGCCAGCGATCGCGGCATAATTCACCGAGCGCGGCGGCGATTGGTCCCTCCAGCGCCGTCGTCGCATCATGCCACGGTTTATAGGGCTTGCCCCGCGGGGTGACGCGGTGCGGGTCGCCATCGCGATGGGCGCGGGTGTCCCAGCGTGCGTCCGTCATGTCGATCCCGCCGCAGAAGGCGATCGAATCGTCGATCACTACGATCTTCTGGTGCTGCGACGCGGCGATCGGATGGTGGTTATCGAGCTTCAGATGGATATTGCGCCTTGCAAACCGCCATTTGGTGAGCGTCCACAAGGTCTTGCCGCGAAATAGTGTCTTCAGTGCGCCCTTGTCCCAGCGCAGGATATAGACTTCCAGCCCCGGCGTGCGATCGACCAGCCAGCCGATGAATTCGCCCACCGTAACCGGAACACCGGGCTGGCCCTCGTCCCAGATCAGCCGGATACGGGCATCGAAATCCCAGCCGACCAGCAAAATCTGGTGTCGCGCCCGCTGCATCGCTTCCCATGCGGCGCGGAAATAATCGTCCGCGTCGATCACCACGGCCGCGCGAGCGGCACGCCTGACGCGCCAGCGGGTCGCGTCTGGAAGGTTCACAGAATCTCGTGCACGCGCTCGGGCGGGCGACCGATGACGACGCCCTTTTCGGTCTCGACCACCGGCCGTTCGATCAGCGCGGCATTCGCCGCCATTGCATCCAGCGCATCATCATTGCTGGCGAGCGCGGGCGCGTCCTTGCGCATCGCATCGCACGGCGCGATTCCGCCGCGCGCGTAGATGCGCGCCAGTTCGTCGCGCGTCGGCGGCGCCTTCAGATAGTCGATGATGCTAACATCTGCCCCGGCGGCGTTGAGCAGGGCGAGCGTCTCACGCGATTTCGAACAGCGCGGATTGTGCCAGATGGTTGCTTTCATGCCCTCTTTCTAAACAAGCCGGACGCGTGGTCCACCCTTCAGCGCCCGCGTCCGCGCGACCCAAAAGGCGAGCGCCGCAAGCAATCCATAAGCGACCAGCGCGAGCAAAGGTTGCGATGCCGGCACCGGATCGATCGGGGCGGTCGGCTGCGGCTGGAGCCAGTTGAACGCCTGCAGCGCGAACAGCGCGATGGTCAGCAGGGCGAGCGACAGGCGGCCGCCCGCGCCCTTTGTCTCGGTGCGGCTGGCGTAGAACAGCAGCGCGCCGCCGGTCAGCACAAGTTCCAGCGGCATCTCGATCGCCGGATGATTCCAAAGCGCCATGCCGTAGCGCGTGCCGCCCCCGAGCAGAGTCAGGTCGGGGGCGTGGACCAGCAGATCGAGCAGCCAGTGCGACGTCACCACCGCCGCGCCGATCGCGGCCGCCGGCCATCCGCCGCCCAGCAATCGCGTGCCGACCGCCCATGCCGCCGCAAAGCCCAGCGCGCCGATCAGGCTGTGGGTATAGGGCATGTCATAGAGGTCCATCGCGTTCATCGTCGTGAAGCCGGGCACGGCGCGCATATGCTCGACGCCGATCAGAACGAAGCTGAAGAAGGCGATGTCGACCAATTGGGCCGCGATGAACAGCGCGCCCAATCGCTGCGCTCTTGGGCTGCTCGCGGCGACGAGCGCCGGTGCGTAATGGCCAATGAACATGCGCTTTCCCCCTCCCGACGCCGGGGGTCGATCGTCGCTCAGCCCGGGCGGGGATGCAAGCGATCTCCCCCGGCCGCGGCGAGGCCGGGGAGGCGGGTCAGGCGAAGCGGACCGTTGCCGCGCGCCGACGACGCATCGCACCGCCGATCGCGCCGAAGCCGAGGATCATCAGCGCCCAGGTCGCGGGCTCTGGCACCCCGGCAGTGAACGCCTGAAAGCCGGAGATCGCATAATATTGATCCCCGTCGATCGCCGATAAACGGAATTGGTTGGTCGTGAAATTCGCCAATATCCCGCTGTCGCGCGTCATCAGGCCCCAGCCGCCGACCGTGCCGGCGGTGAATATCGACTGCCAGCCCGAGCCATTCCAATATTCGACGAGGTAGCTGTCGTTATTGTCGGCCTGAAGCACGAGATGATCGAAGGTGAAGCTCTGCGAGAGCTGCACCGTGATGTAATAAGGTGAAACGGTCTGCGTCTGATCCCACCAGAACGAGCCGTTGTTCCACTGCTGCCCATCGGGGGCGAGCGTGCTGCTGGCGATGCTGAGTATATTCGACGGCGTTGAGCCCGCTTCCCAGCCGGAACCTGCCCGCAGCACGCCGTCTCCGCCGGGCCAGCCGATCAAAATCCATTTTGTGGGTATCACATTCGCTGCGTTCGCCGCGCCGGGCAGTGCCGCCGCCATCAACGCCGTCGCTATCGAAGCCTTTAGTGCATTTCGCATACTCACCCCCTTGATCGAGCGATATGCGACCCCTTGCGCCGCGCCTTCGGTCAGGCGGCGGTCGTTCGTGAAATCAGGGTTAGCACAATCTTTCACCTCGCGCGAATTCTTCATCCGCGCGAGGTGGGTCATATTGGGGCGGTCGACCGGGGAAAGTCGCGGCAGGAATGCTATTCCTGCTTCGCCAGCCACTCCTCCAGCCACTTGATCGTATATTCGCCCTGCTGGAACTCAGGATCGTCGAGCAGCGCCTGATGCAGCGGGATGGTGGTCTTCATCCCGTCGATCACGAATTCCTCCAGCGCGCGGCGCAGCCGGCGCAGCGCGCCCTGACGGGTGGTGCCATAAACGATCAGCTTGGCGATCATGCTGTCGTAATAGGGCGGCACCTTATAGCCGGCGTACAGCCCCGAATCGACGCGCACATGCATCCCGCCCGGCGCGTGATATTGCTTCACCAGGCCGGGGGAGGGCGCGAAGGTGCGCGGATCTTCGGCGTTGATGCGGCATTCGATCGCATGGCCGCGGATCTGCACGTCCTGCTGACGCAACGTCAGCGGATGACCTTCGGCGATACGGATCTGTTCACGTACCAGATCGAGGCCCGTCACCATCTCGGTCACGGGATGTTCGACCTGCAGCCGGGTGTTCATCTCGATGAAGTAGAACGCGCCGTCTTCCCACAGAAATTCGATCGTACCGGCGCCGCGATAGCCCATGTCGGCCATCGCCTTGGCGACGATCCCGCCCATCCGATCGCGCTCGCTTTCGGAGATGACCGGGGAGGGGGCCTCTTCCAGCACCTTCTGATGGCGCCGCTGGAGCGAGCAATCGCGCTCGCCGAGATGGATCGCGTTGCCGTTGCCATCACCGAATACCTGAAATTCGATGTGGCGCGGGTTGCCGAGATATTTCTCCATATAGACGGTCGCGTCGCCGAACGCCGCCTTCGCCTCGCTGCCCGCTTGCTGCATCAGCGTTTCGAGCTGATCTTCGCTCGGCACCACCTTCATGCCGCGGCCGCCGCCGCCCGATGCGGCCTTGATCAGCACGGGATAGCCGATTTCGGCGGCAAGCTTCTTCGCTTCGTCGACATCGCTGATCGCGCCGTCGGAACCGGGAACGAGCGGCATGCCCAGCGCGCCGGCGGTGCGCTTGGCCTCCACCTTGTCGCCCATCGTGCGGATATGTTCGGGCTTCGGCCCGACGAAGATCAGCCCGTGCGCCTCGACGATCTCGGCGAACTTGGCGTTTTCGGAGAGGAAGCCGTAGCCCGGATGGATCGCGTCCGCACCGGAGATCTCGGCGGCGGAGATGATGTTCGGGATGTTGAGATAGCTTTCGGCGGCCGACGGCGGGCCGATGCAGATCGCCTCATCGGCGAGCCGCACATGCATCGCATCGGCATCGGCGGTCGAATGGACCGCGACCGTCTTGATGCCCATTTCGTGGCACGCGCGATGGATGCGGAGCGCGATCTCGCCGCGATTGGCGATCAGCAGTTTCTTGATCTGGGGCATTTTATGTTTCCTGACCGCACCAGCCCGCGCCCCGCCCCGGCGCACCGGAAACGGAACGGGCGGGCGCCGCGCGCATCTGTTTACTCGACGACGACCAGCGGCTGATCGAATTCGACCGGCTGGCCGTTTTCGACCAGTATCGCCTTTACCGTGCCGGTGCCGGGCGCGAGGATCGGGTTCATCACCTTCATCGCCTCGACGATCAGCAACGTGTCGCCGGTCTTAACCTGCGCGCCGACCGAAACGAATGGCGCTGCCGACGGATCGGCGGCGAGATAGACGGTGCCGACCATCGGCGAACGCACCGCATTGGCGTGGTTCGGCGCGGCCGGAGCCTCGGCGGCGGCGGGCGCTGCAACCGGCGCCATCGGTGCGGCGGCGGGCGCCGGAGCGTAATGCATCGCAGGCGCGGCCGCAGCGGCCTTGCGCGCGACGCGAATCTTGCGATCGCCTTCTTCCACCTCGATCTCAGTGAGGTGGGTCGCGTCGAGCAATTCGGCCAGCTGGCGGACCAGCCCGACATCGACCTTCATCGCGCCCTTGTTATCTTCGTTGTCAGCCATGTGACCAATTTTCCCCTGGGAATTTCAGGGCGCGCGCTCTGTCAGAACCGCGCCGCTGCTTCAAGCGCGAGCATATAGGACACGGCGCCGAAACCGGCGATCGTGCCCTTCGCCGCGCGCCCGACGAAAGAGATGTGGCGGAATTCCTCCCGCGTATGTGGATTGGACAGGTGCACCTCGATCACCGGCGTCCGCACCGACTTGATCGCGTCATACAGCGCGATCGAGCTGTGGGTGAAGGCTCCGGCGTTGAGGATCACGGCCTTTGCGCCGCTCGCCTGCGCCTCATGCAGCCAATCGACGAGATGCCCCTCGTGGTTCGATTGACGCATGTCGATTTCCAGCCCCAGTTCGCGTCCGCGATCCTCCATCCGCCCGGCGATATCGTCGAGCGTGTCATGGCCATAGATCTCCGGCTCGCGCGTGCCGAGCAGATTGAGGTTCGGGCCATTGAGGACATAGACGAGGCTGCTCATCGCGGCCCTTCTCGCATTGCCGAACGCCAAGCGCAACATTGCCCCTGTTGCGTGAGCGCCCTAGATGGCGCCGCATGACGCATATCGACGGCACTATCTCGATCACCGTGAACGGCGAGCATCGCCGCGTCGCGGCCGGCCTGACGCTCGCGGGCCTCGCCAATGAACTCGGCTTCGCCCCGGAAAAAGTGGCGGTGGAACGCAATCTGGAAGTCGTGCCGCGCTCCACGCTCGGTGCGGTGCATCTCGACGACGGCGACGAGCTGGAAATCGTCCATTTCGTTGGTGGTGGCGATCATGCCGACGACACGTGGACGGTGGCGGGGCGGACCTTCCGTTCGCGGCTGATCGTCGGCACCGGCAAATATAAGGATTTCGCGCAGAACGCCGCCGCGCTGGAAGCGTCCGGCGCGGAGATCGTCACGGTCGCGGTGCGTCGTGTGAACGTCAGCGATCCGAACGCGCCGATGCTGACCGATTTCATCGATCCGAAGAAGATCACATATCTGCCGAACACCGCCGGCTGCTTCACCGCCGATGATGCGATCCGCACGCTGCGGCTGGCGCGCGAGGCGGGCGGCTGGGATCTCGTTAAGCTGGAGGTGCTGGGCGAGGCGCGCACGCTTTATCCCGATATGGTGGAAACGCTGCGCGCGACGGAGGTGCTCGCGAAGGAGGGCTTCCTGCCGATGGTCTATTGCGTCGACGATCCCATCGCGGCGAAGCGGCTGGAGGATGCGGGCGCGGTTGCGATCATGCCGCTGGGCGCGCCGATCGGATCGGGCCTCGGCATCCAGAATGAAGTGACGATCCGATTGATCGTGGAGGGCGCGAAGGTGCCGGTGCTGGTCGATGCCGGCGTCGGTCAGGCGTCAGACGCGGCGCGCGCGATGGAGCTTGGCTGCGATGGCGTGCTGATGAACACCGCGATCGCCGAGGCGAAAGACCCCATATTGATGGCTGCCGCGATGAAGGCGGCGGTCGAGGCGGGGCGGTTGAGCTATCGCGCCGGCCGCATGGGCAAGCGCCGCTATGCCGATCCGTCCAGCCCGCTGGCCGGGCTGATCTGAGGAACCGGCCGCCGGTTGGTCCGTTGGTTTTCCACAGGTGCCGCACTCACGCGGCGTTCCCATAGGAGACCGGACATGGGCGAATTGGTCGACAAGATCAAAGG
Protein-coding sequences here:
- the accC gene encoding acetyl-CoA carboxylase biotin carboxylase subunit — encoded protein: MPQIKKLLIANRGEIALRIHRACHEMGIKTVAVHSTADADAMHVRLADEAICIGPPSAAESYLNIPNIISAAEISGADAIHPGYGFLSENAKFAEIVEAHGLIFVGPKPEHIRTMGDKVEAKRTAGALGMPLVPGSDGAISDVDEAKKLAAEIGYPVLIKAASGGGGRGMKVVPSEDQLETLMQQAGSEAKAAFGDATVYMEKYLGNPRHIEFQVFGDGNGNAIHLGERDCSLQRRHQKVLEEAPSPVISESERDRMGGIVAKAMADMGYRGAGTIEFLWEDGAFYFIEMNTRLQVEHPVTEMVTGLDLVREQIRIAEGHPLTLRQQDVQIRGHAIECRINAEDPRTFAPSPGLVKQYHAPGGMHVRVDSGLYAGYKVPPYYDSMIAKLIVYGTTRQGALRRLRRALEEFVIDGMKTTIPLHQALLDDPEFQQGEYTIKWLEEWLAKQE
- the accB gene encoding acetyl-CoA carboxylase biotin carboxyl carrier protein — encoded protein: MADNEDNKGAMKVDVGLVRQLAELLDATHLTEIEVEEGDRKIRVARKAAAAAPAMHYAPAPAAAPMAPVAAPAAAEAPAAPNHANAVRSPMVGTVYLAADPSAAPFVSVGAQVKTGDTLLIVEAMKVMNPILAPGTGTVKAILVENGQPVEFDQPLVVVE
- the aroQ gene encoding type II 3-dehydroquinate dehydratase; protein product: MSSLVYVLNGPNLNLLGTREPEIYGHDTLDDIAGRMEDRGRELGLEIDMRQSNHEGHLVDWLHEAQASGAKAVILNAGAFTHSSIALYDAIKSVRTPVIEVHLSNPHTREEFRHISFVGRAAKGTIAGFGAVSYMLALEAAARF
- the thiS gene encoding sulfur carrier protein ThiS translates to MTHIDGTISITVNGEHRRVAAGLTLAGLANELGFAPEKVAVERNLEVVPRSTLGAVHLDDGDELEIVHFVGGGDHADDTWTVAGRTFRSRLIVGTGKYKDFAQNAAALEASGAEIVTVAVRRVNVSDPNAPMLTDFIDPKKITYLPNTAGCFTADDAIRTLRLAREAGGWDLVKLEVLGEARTLYPDMVETLRATEVLAKEGFLPMVYCVDDPIAAKRLEDAGAVAIMPLGAPIGSGLGIQNEVTIRLIVEGAKVPVLVDAGVGQASDAARAMELGCDGVLMNTAIAEAKDPILMAAAMKAAVEAGRLSYRAGRMGKRRYADPSSPLAGLI